In Streptomyces sp. SID8374, one genomic interval encodes:
- a CDS encoding ATP-binding cassette domain-containing protein, whose product MPGAIHAEGLVKTFGDVRALDGVDLDVPEGTVLGLLGPNGAGKTTAVRVLTTLLRPDSGAAFVAGIDVLKKPNEVRRSIGLSGQFAAVDEYLTGRENLQMVGQLYQMSARDAKARAGVLLERFNLADAADRTAKTYSGGMRRRLDLAAALVVSPPVMFMDEPTTGLDPRNRQQLWDVIEDLVAGGTTLLLTTQYLEEADRLANDICVIDHGKVIARGTSDELKARTGGERVEVVVHRPDEIEPARSVLTTLGKGEVSVVRLSRKLTVPVSGGAKLLAEIIRELDGSGVEIDDIALRRPTLDDVFLSLTGHAAEGHDNDDKEETP is encoded by the coding sequence ATGCCAGGTGCCATCCATGCCGAAGGTCTGGTGAAGACTTTCGGTGACGTACGAGCCCTGGACGGAGTCGACCTCGATGTCCCCGAGGGCACCGTCCTCGGGCTGCTCGGACCCAACGGCGCGGGCAAGACGACCGCCGTACGGGTCCTGACCACCCTCCTGCGCCCCGACAGCGGAGCTGCGTTCGTGGCCGGGATCGACGTGCTGAAGAAGCCCAACGAGGTACGCCGCTCCATCGGGCTCTCCGGGCAGTTCGCCGCCGTCGACGAGTATCTGACCGGCCGCGAGAACCTCCAGATGGTCGGGCAGCTCTACCAGATGAGCGCCCGCGACGCGAAGGCCCGGGCGGGCGTCCTGCTGGAGCGGTTCAACCTCGCCGACGCCGCCGACCGTACGGCCAAGACGTACTCCGGCGGCATGCGCCGCCGCCTCGACCTCGCCGCCGCCCTGGTCGTCTCGCCGCCCGTGATGTTCATGGACGAGCCGACGACCGGCCTCGACCCGCGCAACCGGCAGCAGCTCTGGGACGTCATCGAGGACCTGGTGGCAGGCGGTACGACGCTACTGCTGACCACGCAGTACCTGGAGGAGGCCGACCGCCTCGCCAACGACATCTGCGTCATCGACCACGGCAAGGTCATCGCCCGCGGCACCTCCGACGAGCTCAAGGCCCGCACCGGCGGCGAGCGCGTCGAGGTCGTCGTGCACCGCCCGGACGAGATCGAACCCGCCCGGTCCGTGCTGACCACCCTCGGCAAGGGCGAGGTCAGCGTCGTACGGCTCTCGCGCAAGCTGACCGTCCCGGTGAGCGGCGGGGCCAAGCTGCTCGCCGAGATCATCCGCGAGCTGGACGGCAGCGGCGTGGAGATCGACGACATCGCCCTGCGCCGCCCGACCCTGGACGACGTCTTCCTCTCGCTCACCGGCCACGCGGCCGAGGGCCATGACAACGACGACAAGGAGGAGACCCCGTGA